In Terriglobales bacterium, a single window of DNA contains:
- a CDS encoding acyl-CoA dehydrogenase produces the protein MSEAVVQNHAAPAPLIALTEDETLFRENIRQFAEEKIRPHVREMDEKGVFDPTIISQFFQLGLMSIEIPTEYGGGGGTFFEACLAVEEISRVDASAGVIVDVQNTLTANAFLKWGNSEQKKKYLTRMAADTVGAYALSEAGSGSDAFALQTRAELKGNEYILNGRKLWITNGKEAGIFILFATVDASAGYKGITAFIVEKEFPGFSVGKKEDKLGIRASSTCELLLEDCRVPKSNVLGEVGKGYKIAIETLNEGRIGIGAQMLGVARGAWEYATRYTQERKQFGKTLAEFQGIQFQIAQMATEIEAARLLVYNAARMKDAGMNFVKEAAMAKLFASQVAERVSSLCVEIYGGYGFTKDYPVEKYFRDAKIGKIYEGTSNMQLQTIAKLVMKL, from the coding sequence ATGTCTGAAGCCGTTGTTCAAAACCACGCCGCGCCTGCCCCTCTGATCGCGCTTACCGAAGACGAAACCCTGTTTCGCGAAAATATACGGCAGTTTGCCGAAGAAAAAATCAGGCCGCACGTCAGAGAGATGGATGAAAAAGGGGTCTTCGATCCCACCATCATTTCGCAATTCTTTCAATTGGGACTGATGAGCATCGAAATCCCAACCGAGTACGGCGGAGGTGGTGGAACATTTTTTGAAGCTTGTCTTGCCGTGGAAGAGATTTCTCGCGTGGACGCCTCGGCGGGTGTGATTGTTGACGTGCAAAATACCCTTACCGCCAATGCGTTTCTCAAATGGGGAAACAGCGAACAGAAGAAAAAATACCTTACGCGCATGGCCGCCGACACCGTGGGCGCTTATGCGCTCAGCGAAGCCGGATCGGGCTCTGACGCTTTCGCCCTGCAGACGCGCGCTGAATTGAAGGGCAACGAATACATCCTGAACGGACGCAAGCTGTGGATCACCAACGGCAAAGAAGCCGGCATCTTTATTCTCTTTGCCACGGTGGATGCTTCCGCCGGCTACAAAGGCATCACCGCTTTCATCGTTGAAAAAGAGTTTCCCGGATTCAGCGTGGGCAAGAAGGAAGACAAGCTGGGCATTCGGGCATCGAGCACCTGCGAGTTGCTGCTGGAAGATTGCCGCGTGCCCAAATCCAATGTATTGGGCGAGGTGGGTAAGGGTTATAAAATCGCGATCGAGACCCTGAACGAGGGCCGCATCGGAATTGGAGCGCAGATGCTGGGCGTCGCCCGCGGCGCGTGGGAGTACGCCACCAGGTACACCCAGGAGCGCAAGCAATTCGGCAAGACGCTGGCCGAGTTCCAGGGGATCCAGTTCCAGATCGCGCAGATGGCCACCGAGATCGAAGCCGCGCGCCTGCTGGTCTATAACGCCGCGCGCATGAAAGATGCCGGCATGAACTTCGTGAAAGAAGCCGCCATGGCCAAGCTGTTCGCTTCCCAGGTGGCCGAGCGCGTAAGCTCGCTGTGCGTGGAAATTTACGGTGGTTACGGATTCACAAAAGATTATCCGGTGGAAAAATATTTCCGTGACGCCAAGATCGGAAAGATCTACGAAGGAACGTCGAACATGCAATTGCAGACCATCGCGAAGTTGGTGATGAAATTGTAA